The DNA segment CTCCCTGGGCCATGGTGGAGCATGGTCTCACCTTTGTACACACACGTGGTGGAGCGGATCGTCCCAAAGTTGCTGTGTCCAATCAcctgggtggggagcagggggtggTGAGCCTCCTCCTGGGCACACGGGGGCCTCCCCAAGGGAGCACAGTCCCATGCCAACTCGGCTCGCCTCAGTGGCGACACCTGTCGTGGCCAATGCTGAACCGTGCCGGAACAGGGCGGAAGGGCCCAGGCCCGGGTCAGGAGGGATCCTGGGCTGGAAGCATGATGGGAGGGGGCTGTGTTGGGAAGACCTCGGGGTTGGGGTCACACCAAGAGCGTTTCGGGGCTACTGTCAGGAAGGTTTGGGGGATGGGGACTCAATGGGCCACATCAGGAGGGGCTTGGATATGGGGCCCCAGGCCTTGCCCTTGCTCACCCCCAAGAGGTCATCATCCACTAGAAGCAGCCCTTCAAAGCCACCTGTGTGGTCGAGGACCACAGTGGACGGGCCAAGCCGCCCCTCAACCTGTTCTGAAAAACAGAGAAGAGGGTGAGGGGTTGGGCCGGGCACAGGCTCAGGCAGACACAGAGAGGGCACCGAGCCCCCCAGGCCCACCCAGCCCCCGAACCCCCTTCTAGATTGACGCTGTCATCTACCCTGGCTCTCCTCGTCTTCCTTGTCATCCACATGTAACAGCTGGTCCAGATGCTCTGGCAGGTTCTGGAAGTTCAGGGGTTTCCTGGGGAGAGTGAGAGGCTGAGAGGGGGCCCCCAAGTCCTTGAAACCAGCCAGATGACGCCAAACCCCTCTCCCAGTCCCCTTCTCCTGAGCTGAGGAGGGTGGCTGCCCAGACTCCAGAACAAGGGGTGTGCCAGTCCCACATTCTGGGATGCTGGGGGTCAGAGACTGGGTTATCCACTAAACTTGGAGCATTGcaagactgatttgaaaagaaaaaagaagaagaaggaagatcCCTCTGTCAGCCTTAATCCCCTCATCTGTACAAATGGAGCAGCTGTATGTCAGAGATACTGTGAAGAGTCCGAGCAATAATGCTCCCTGTGCAGCCCAGGACCTGCCCACTCCTGAAGGTGGCTTGTTGATTACGCCTGGGCCAGGAGGGCTGGGAGAAGCGCAGAACCCCAGGATGCTCAGTACCAAGACCAGCCAGTCCAATCCTTGACCCCAGGTCTGTGGTCCCatccagggaagcctgtgtgttgAATGAGACATGTCCTGGGAGGATGCAGGGCTCAGCCCTCTTAGCTTCTGGCTGGCTGTGTCCTGGACCCACctgcagaggagaggagagcacACGGCAGGCCACCTGCCCCGGCCAGAGGGGCCGGGAGGATGTGTCTGAGTGGCCCCCTCATCCTCCCAGCACACATGCCCAGAGGAGAAAGAGCTCTGCCTAATGCTGGCCAGCTAATCCTGAGCTCAGCTGCTAAGAATAGCCAGGAATGAGGTGGTGGTAACTAGCAGGGCTCCAGGAGCAGAGGCCCAAGGCCCATCCGGATCCAGCCCACAGACTGCTGGCACCTGCTCTTCCATGTCGAATCCCAGGTCACAGCCTGCTCACCGCCCGAGAGGTCAGGCCCTGGAAGAGCACATGGATGGGCCAGCACACCGACTCTATGGCTAAGTAGCTTCAGCCCAGGCCCAGGGGCCGTATGTTCCCACACCATGAGCTACAACTGACCTTGAGCTGCAAGAAGGAGAGACTCACGAAGCCTCCTCCCCACTGCTGTGGAGCCCCAGGTCAAGGCCAGGAGGCAGCTGTGCAGTGGGGTGCCTTGCCAGTAATGTGGAAGGCTGGAGCCCCTCTGTGTCTTAACACCCCCAGCGGGCCCACAGATCAAGCAGGCTTCCTCAAGGGCACTTCTTACAGGCCCACGCTGGGAGGGCTGCCCCAGTCCTGTGCCTGCTTTTAAGAGCAGCTGCGGGCAGGCAGTCTGAGACTCGGCCTCAGTGAATGCCTGCAGCACCTCCCATTTGGCCACCCTCAGCCCTGGCCTGGCCTTTCTGGCCTGCCCAGGTCCTGACCCAGAATTCTGCGTCCCCAGCACCACTGACTAACGGCTCCGCCACCTGCTCTCACTCCTGGCAATAGCGGTGCCAGTGGCAGCAGGATCACTCCTGCTGTCACATGAGGGAGGGATCGGGTGGCCTGGGGACAGGCCAGGACTGGGGCTGGGATAGAGGCGGGCCCAGCCCTCCACAAGTGGAAACCCTTTGGCCACCATGGCTGCTAAAATGGAAGGGGGGCCCTTTGGGCCTGCCCAGTGAGCAGAGACTGTGCAAGACAGAACACGGCCGGCTGGCGAGGGAGCTGAGACACAGGGACACCCATGCCTCACTGCAGGAGGAAGAATGTTCAGAACCctttgaagaagaagaaattcacCAGCAGTCCTACGAGTGACTGAGATTCAAACACTCCAGGCACGTGATCCCAACCCTGGGCGTccatgcagcactgtttacaaaaacCAAAGCCCCCCAAACCAGGGCAGTGCTCAGGCAGATTCCTGGCCCTAAAAGATGCCCACCAGTATCAATCTGTAGCGTAGAAAACCAGGCAGGAATAACCTCTGATGACAAAAACAGGATTTAAAACTCCGATAAGCTTTTGGGGTATGTCCATGCAGTGATGGTTTCTCAGGTTATCTGTGTCACAGCTTACTAGATGGTGTGCTTTAAATACACGCAGTTTATGGTATGCCACTTATTCCTCAATAACTTTAAAGAAACTGACAGTGACaaaaattttaagcaaatttCGCACACGACAAAACCCAAACTGCATACATTATGAGATAACACAAAATGGAATCATGAGCGGTCGTTTATATTAGAAGAAGATGGCAGATGCTTTTGCTTCTACAAGTTGCTGCTAAACTGCACTTATAACTTGGAAATAAGCTCAACTTAAATACATTAAATGTACAGGGAATAAAGGGCTGGTGGAGTCTGCATATTATAGATCCAGCAGAGGCTACAGAGGGCCAGGGTGCGTTGGAGGTAAGGGCAGGGGCGCACAGACCAGATGCTGCGTGTAGAGCAGGTGTGAAGTGCCACACTGAGGACTAAGCCTGCACCGTGCCCCTGACCTCCGCTACTCCCTCAAGGGAGGTACCAGCACCGCCAGGGCAGAGACTCTGGTACTCTCTGGGCCACAGGTCTCGCAGTCAGGAGCATCAGAGCGAGGACAGAACGCAAGCCAGCCTCCCCAgagcccagcctccctccccacaccccagcctcctgcctctggtctgGCCCCGCAGAGGAAGGGGAGAGCCATCCGGCCATACCTGCTGGTGGCTGCCGCGGGTCTGTGATCAGGAGAGGCAAAGACACGGTGCAGGTAGTCGCTCAGCAGCTTCTCATGCACGATGCCTGGGCCACAGGTTAGAAGGGAGAAAGGACGCATGGTCAGTGTGGCTCCCAGCCCCTGCCAGCACACAGGCCAGAGGAGCAGTCCCGGTGGGTGCCCTGCTCCATGGCTGCTGGTGGAGAAGAGGCGGCTCATAGGTCCAGGGAGGTGCAAGAGGGCCTGGGGCTCAATGGACCCGGGACATGCTTGCCTCTGTGTCTTCTTCCTGCTTCCCTCAACACTGGgagcctcctccctgccctgccagccCTTACCTGTGACCCTGGATCTCTCAGCATCTGAAGTCAGTTTGTAGCTCTTGCGCGAGAAAGCCATGCCGCCCTCCTTGGACGCCATCTTTCATCTCTTGTGGGCAGCCTGTAGTCCTGAGGGCTTAAGCAGAGGCAGAGCCTGTCTATTCGAAGGAAGCCAAGGGCTCCCATGTTGACCTCAATCCTGGGGTGTCAGGAAGGCCTAGGAACAGGTGAAGCCGCTGCACGGGCACTCACACACGCATCAACCCAGGAAGTCTCTCACCGCTCTGCCAGACTCTGGGGCCCTCCAAGCAGGGGTTTCCCACTTCCTACAcagggagggtgggtgggggtctGACGGTGGGACAGACCTCACCTGGCCCAGTGCTCACCCAGGCCCCAACAGGGAGCAGATGCCAGATATGTGTTTGTTAAACCAAACTAGTAACGAACGCCTCAACCCAGTGGGAAATCAGACCAAGGCGTCCAAAGGGAGGTGGCTCAGGAGCAGAGCTCCTGCATCCTTCTCAGCTATCAGCCACGCTGGGTCCAAATGTGGAAGAGAGAACCCTACACCTAGTCCACCATCCAAAGGCCTTGGTGCCATCTCCAGCTGCAAATCTTACTGACATCCAAGGCCAGGACCCCCTGCCTCAGTTCCAGGATCCTCCTCCCTTCTCTATTCCAAAGGTCTGcaagttttcttgtccctactcACACACACAGCATCCTATCCCCTTACAGCAGCACCCCTGCCCTCATTACAGAACACACTGTTCCCACTGCTGTTCGTCCCTCACACACCATGGTGTTGCTACAGCTGCTTCCGAAGGGGCACTGAGTCGCTGGTGCCAGCCTTACTGATCTAGAGTTGTGCAGCCCAACACAGCAgctactagccacatgtggctctttaaatttcagttcaagtttcagagggcttcccaggcagagctagtggtaaagaacccgcctgccaatgcagaaagacctaagagatgcgggttcaatccctgggtcgggaacagttaaaaaattttaaagtcaatttCTCAATTACAGCGGTCACGTTTCAAGGATTTCCGTGGCCCCATGTGGTTAATGGTTACTGGACTACAcaccaaaaataaagaacattgccatcatcacagaaagttctattagTCGGTGCGGCTGTAGAGCCTAGTCCGCCAGCAATGCCTGAGACAGAACTCCTCTCTGTTATCTCACCCCAAACAGCTCCTCTGCTCCCGCCACACACTCTTGCCCGCTCCCAGTCGGCACCACGCCTGCCCCTCAGGAAGGCGACTCCCTGCCCTGCCGCCCAACACCGGCCCTCTGACACAGAGCAGGTGCACGACAGGTTAGACGTCGTCATGGAACCCATGAGCAAACCTCCAGACATCCACTCCAGGTGTCAGGTGTTGAGGACCCAGGTGGGAGGCGGGCCTTGACTTGCCCGGGGGCTCCCTGCCACGTCGTCCCGTTCAACCCCGCCGAGGGTTCCGGGCTCGGAACCGAAGCCACCCCCAAGGACGCGAGGGCACCGCTAGTCTCCCCCAAGTCGCCTCGGTCCCGGCCCCAAGCTCTGGCGGACCCTCCAGGCCAGCTCCGGCCCGGACTCCGGCACCACAGGCTGCGATCCCTCGCGCGGCGAGCACTTTCACAACTGGACGGGCCGGGGACGCAAGGGGAGCCACGGGGAAGCCCGCCCATCTCGGAACCCGGCCGCCCCTCACTCACCCCCCAGCCTCCGCCGCCGAGTCCCGGCTCACAACATCCGCCCAACACTCGACTACGGCGCCCGTCCGTGGCCAAACCGCGGGCCGCCGCGCACGCGCACGCGCACGCGCACGCGCACCGACCCGCGCCCGGCCTCCGCTAGGTGGCGCCCCTCTCTGTAGCCTCCAAGCCGGGATGTTCCCGGAGCCCGCCTCGCCCCGACTGCCCAACCTCTTTCGCCTCCGTCCCCTACCTGCGCGGGAGGAGCTCCTGGCCCAGCCGTGCCGTTAACGCTGTGTCCTGAGAGACCTTGGCCGCCTATCTTTCTACTCCTGCCCGTATTTGGAGATCCGGCCCAAAGGTCCGCTAGGACGTCCGAAAGGCTGCTCCTCCCAAGGGTCTCTGCCACCTGTCACCCTCACCTCCATTCAGGCCAGACGCGTGGCCTCGCTCACCTTTCCCAGGGATGGCACCTCTGGCCGGGCGAGGAGAGCTTCCCTGGGCTCTGCTGACAGAGGCGTAGGCAGACCTGCCCCCGTGGGGGCCCATCAGTCATCAAAGCAACAGGGAATTTTCTCCACTTTACAGGGGAAAGCTGAAACTCAGGAAAATTTAATATCATCACTTTAAGGCTGGAACCCTGGCCCCTGGCAGCAAGCATATCCATACAGCCCTTCCCTTCAGAGGGGCCTAGGCTGTGAGGGctgcacacccccaccccacagcacCTCAAGTATCCCCAGTGAACCCTTCCAACACTGCCCACTATATTGGGAGGCTTCTTGGGGGTAACTATGCCAGAGTGAGGGCCCCTGTACCTCACCTAGGGGGCTTGAGACCTGGCACCACCCCCATTACTGCCACTGGGTCTCAGGTCAGATCCCAGCAAGCCTAGAGTGGGGGTGTGGAGACAGAGCCACCCAATCCCGTAGGGACAGGTTTCACAACTTCCCGGATGGGGCTGTGGTGGGTCACAGTGCAGCCTCCAGCCAGGAGGATGGGGTGGCTGCCACTCCTGCTGCTTCTGATATGGTTCTCAGGGGCCCCTGGTAAGTGCCCTTCCCCTCAGCCCTGATCCCCATCTGCCTTCAGAAAGGGGCCGGCCCCAGGCCCATCCTGCTATCTGAGCCAGGAACTTGCTTTCCTACTGAGCCTGTAGCAGTGAGTGACCTTGGCTTCTTTCACAGAGCTGGGCAGCCAAAGGAACACAAACACATTGCCTATTCAGGCCTGCGGTGAAATGTCTGCTGTAGCTTTGAGGCAGTGTTAGGAccatagacacatacacacatgcaggcATTTATCCCTTATGAACCAGACCTAATCCTCCTACCTAGCATATACCCTTATGCTGgttaggtggctcagacagtaaagaatctgtctgcgatgcaggagacctaggttgggaagatcccctggagaaggaaatggcaacccactccagtattcttgccatgagaatcccatggacagaggagcttggcaggctacagtccatggggtcgcaaagagttggacaggactgagcgaccaacactttcagcATTTACCCTTATGCTGGTTAGAACTTAGACTTGGAGTCAGAATGCTTGGGTTGGGCCTTTGCCTTGTTAATAAGATAGCTCTGGGCCTTCACATCCTCACGTGAGAAACGAGCTAGCATAAGCTCCATAGGGCCAGCACCAGCAGGCACTGCGCTCAGAGTATATGTTTTACAGCTGAGCCCAGTGCCTTGCCCACTAAACAGGTGCACTAGTGATTACAGTCACGTCTGAGCCTGCTCCTCCCATCCAGTACAGGGGTCTGACCCTTGAAGGGTCACTGACCCACTCCAGAGGCCTTGTATTTTGATCTCCTGAATGAATAAAGTGTGCACATGCTGATATGCATGTGCTGATTCGCATGCCCACCCTGCAGGGCAGCGCTCGCCCTTGAATGACTTCCAGGTGCTTCGGGGTACGGAGCTGCAACACCTGCTACACTCAGTGGGGCCCGGGCCTTGGCAAGAAGATGTGGCAAATGCTGAGGAATGTGCAGGCCTCTGTGGGCCCCTCCTGGACTGCAGGTGAGTGGCCACTGGACCTAGATAAGACTGGAGGGAGCGGAACCTGGGCAATGGTGACCCTGTGCCTCTTCTTCCCAGGGCCTTCCACTACAACTTGAGCAGCCATGGTTGCCAGTTGCTGCCATGGACCCAGCACTCACCTCATACACGACTGCAGCGTTCCGGGCGCTGTGACCTCTTCCAAAAGAAAAGTGAGTGGCTGCGAAGGGTGCTCTGGGGAGAGGGCTGCTGAGGTCTCCAGCCTTATTGATTCTGGGTCTTTTGCTCCCAGACTATGTTCGCACCTGCATCGTGGACAACGGGGTCGAGTACCGGGGCACTGTGGCCATCACCGTGGGTGGCCTACCCTGCCAGCGCTGGAGCCACAGGTTTCCCAATGACCACAAGTGAGACAGACAGCAGCTTCCCTCTGCTTCTGCCCGCCTggcgccgcccccccccccccccagctcGCACTGTATTGCTGCTCTCACAGGTTCACACCCACACTCCGGAACGGCTTGGAGGAGAACTTCTGCCGCAACCCGGACAGGGACCCGGGAGGTCCCTGGTGCTATACAACCGACCCTGCCGTGCGCTTCCAGAGCTGCGGCATAAAGTCCTGCCGAGAGGGTAAGCGGCTCCCGGTCAAGCCTGGGGCGGGAGGCGCGTGCCCACGCCCGTCCACGAACCCATCGGCCCCGTGTGTCTCCAGCCGCTTGCCTTTGGTGCAATGGCGAGGATTACCGCGGCTCAGTGGACAGCACCGAGTCAGGACGCGAATGTCAACGCTGGGACCTGCAGCACCCGCACCCACACCCCTTCGAGCCCGGCAAGTACGCGGGGGCGGGCTCGGCGCGAGAGGAGGGTGGGCAAGGGGAGGGCCGAGGTCTCCAGGGGCGGGGCGATAGAATGCCCAGTGGATGGGATCAGACAGGGGAGTACCAGGCTCTTGTTTACGCCTGGCCACCGCCCCCAGGTTTCTGGACAAAAATCTGGACGACAACTATTGCCGGAATCCGGACGGCTCGGAGCGGCCCTGGTGCTATACCACCGACCCGCAGATGGAGAGAGAGTTCTGCGACCTCCCCCGCTGCGGTACAGCGTGAGGGCGGGGCCTGGGAGGGCACCTGGGATACGTGGGGGCGTGGCCTGGGGGCGAGAGGCAGGGCTGGGCGTGACCCGGCGAAGGGCCAGAGACCCTGGGGCTCCGCACCAGCCCGCGACCGGGTCTCAGCTCCGACTCCGGCTCCGACCGGCCTCGGTCCATCCAAGGGTCCGAGGCACAGCCGAGCCAGGAAGCCACGACGCTCAACTGCTTCCGCGGAAAAGGCGAGGGCTACCGGGGCACAGTCAACACCACCGCCGCGGGCGTGCCCTGCCAGCGTTGGGATGCACAGCTCCCACATCAGCATCGCTTTGCGCCGGAAAAGTATGTGTGCAAGTGAGTTGGCTGGCAGCCACTGGGAGCTGAGTACTCCTGGGGATGGGACCTGAGGGGGTGTCCCGGGCGGCGCTTGAAGGAAGGCGAGACCTGGGGAGAAGCTGAAGGCTGGACTGCGGCTCCTGCTGGCGGGCTGGGACCCACCTGGGCTAAGCAGCGTGCCTGCTCAGAGACCTTCGGGAGAACTTCTGTCGAAACCCCGACGGATCGGAGGCGCCCTGGTGCTTCACATCGCGGCCTGGCATGCGCATGGCCTTCTGTTACCAGATCCGGCGCTGCACCGACGACGTGCGGCCCGAGGGTAAGGCCTAAGCTGGGGCTGGAGGCACGGAGCCAGAGGGCTAGGGCGAGAACCGGCTGACGGTCTCCCTTGTCCGCCCACTGCAGACTGCTATCATGGCGCGGGGGAACTGTACCGCGGCTCTGTTAGCAAGACCCGAAAGGGCATCCGGTGTCAGAACTGGTCGGCTGAGACGCCACATAAGCCGCAGTAAGCTTGTCCGCGCACCTGGCACCTCCCAGACCCAGGCCACAGGCCCCACCCGGGACAACGCCTAGGGTGCCAAGCCTAGGCATCTTGGTCAGTGCTTGGAGTGCTTGGGGTTACCCTTTGATCTTGCTCCCCTCTTCGGCCTAGGTTCAAGCACACTTCTGCCCCA comes from the Bos mutus isolate GX-2022 chromosome 22, NWIPB_WYAK_1.1, whole genome shotgun sequence genome and includes:
- the MST1 gene encoding hepatocyte growth factor-like protein isoform X1 — translated: MGLWWVTVQPPARRMGWLPLLLLLIWFSGAPGQRSPLNDFQVLRGTELQHLLHSVGPGPWQEDVANAEECAGLCGPLLDCRAFHYNLSSHGCQLLPWTQHSPHTRLQRSGRCDLFQKKNYVRTCIVDNGVEYRGTVAITVGGLPCQRWSHRFPNDHKFTPTLRNGLEENFCRNPDRDPGGPWCYTTDPAVRFQSCGIKSCREAACLWCNGEDYRGSVDSTESGRECQRWDLQHPHPHPFEPGKFLDKNLDDNYCRNPDGSERPWCYTTDPQMEREFCDLPRCGSEAQPSQEATTLNCFRGKGEGYRGTVNTTAAGVPCQRWDAQLPHQHRFAPEKYVCKDLRENFCRNPDGSEAPWCFTSRPGMRMAFCYQIRRCTDDVRPEDCYHGAGELYRGSVSKTRKGIRCQNWSAETPHKPQFKHTSAPHTPLEENFCRNPDGDSHGPWCYTTDPGTPFDYCALRRCDDDQQPSILETAHQVLFDKCGKRVTRVDPLHSKLRVVGGQPGNSPWTVSLRNRQGQHFCGGSLVKEQWVLTARQCFSSCHMSLVGYEVWLGTLFQDPQPGEPDLQHIPMAKMVCGPSGSQLVLLKLERPVILNQRVALICLPPERYVVPPGTRCEIAGWGETKGTGDDTVLNIALLSVISNQECNVKHRGRVRESEMCTAGLLAPVGACEGDYGGPLACFTHDCWVLQGIIIPNRVCARPRWPAIFMRVSVFVDWIHKVMRLG
- the MST1 gene encoding hepatocyte growth factor-like protein isoform X3; its protein translation is MGLWWVTVQPPARRMGWLPLLLLLIWFSGAPGQRSPLNDFQVLRGTELQHLLHSVGPGPWQEDVANAEECAGLCGPLLDCRAFHYNLSSHGCQLLPWTQHSPHTRLQRSGRCDLFQKKNYVRTCIVDNGVEYRGTVAITVGGLPCQRWSHRFPNDHKFTPTLRNGLEENFCRNPDRDPGGPWCYTTDPAVRFQSCGIKSCREAACLWCNGEDYRGSVDSTESGRECQRWDLQHPHPHPFEPGFWTKIWTTTIAGIRTARSGPGAIPPTRRWRESSATSPAAVQRSEAQPSQEATTLNCFRGKGEGYRGTVNTTAAGVPCQRWDAQLPHQHRFAPEKYVCKDLRENFCRNPDGSEAPWCFTSRPGMRMAFCYQIRRCTDDVRPEDCYHGAGELYRGSVSKTRKGIRCQNWSAETPHKPQFKHTSAPHTPLEENFCRNPDGDSHGPWCYTTDPGTPFDYCALRRCDDDQQPSILETAHQVLFDKCGKRVTRVDPLHSKLRVVGGQPGNSPWTVSLRNRQGQHFCGGSLVKEQWVLTARQCFSSCHMSLVGYEVWLGTLFQDPQPGEPDLQHIPMAKMVCGPSGSQLVLLKLERPVILNQRVALICLPPERYVVPPGTRCEIAGWGETKGTGDDTVLNIALLSVISNQECNVKHRGRVRESEMCTAGLLAPVGACEGDYGGPLACFTHDCWVLQGIIIPNRVCARPRWPAIFMRVSVFVDWIHKVMRLG
- the MST1 gene encoding hepatocyte growth factor-like protein isoform X2; this encodes MGLWWVTVQPPARRMGWLPLLLLLIWFSGAPGQRSPLNDFQVLRGTELQHLLHSVGPGPWQEDVANAEECAGLCGPLLDCRAFHYNLSSHGCQLLPWTQHSPHTRLQRSGRCDLFQKKNYVRTCIVDNGVEYRGTVAITVGGLPCQRWSHRFPNDHKFTPTLRNGLEENFCRNPDRDPGGPWCYTTDPAVRFQSCGIKSCREAACLWCNGEDYRGSVDSTESGRECQRWDLQHPHPHPFEPGKFLDKNLDDNYCRNPDGSERPWCYTTDPQMEREFCDLPRCGSEAQPSQEATTLNCFRGKGEGYRGTVNTTAAGVPCQRWDAQLPHQHRFAPEKYVCKFKHTSAPHTPLEENFCRNPDGDSHGPWCYTTDPGTPFDYCALRRCDDDQQPSILETAHQVLFDKCGKRVTRVDPLHSKLRVVGGQPGNSPWTVSLRNRQGQHFCGGSLVKEQWVLTARQCFSSCHMSLVGYEVWLGTLFQDPQPGEPDLQHIPMAKMVCGPSGSQLVLLKLERPVILNQRVALICLPPERYVVPPGTRCEIAGWGETKGTGDDTVLNIALLSVISNQECNVKHRGRVRESEMCTAGLLAPVGACEGDYGGPLACFTHDCWVLQGIIIPNRVCARPRWPAIFMRVSVFVDWIHKVMRLG